A genomic segment from Aegilops tauschii subsp. strangulata cultivar AL8/78 chromosome 1, Aet v6.0, whole genome shotgun sequence encodes:
- the LOC109736076 gene encoding probable protein phosphatase 2C 48 — MRQISSMLQGLARSMSLGKERKEAEEPQGTVLRSSGTLWGEGSETFAAACSRRGEKGTNQDTSIVWEGYGCQDDTIFCGVFDGHGQWGHYVAKAVRESLPQQLLCRWQEAVALTSLIDGEKRLGDCQFDLLRQSYLAAAAAVDEELRRSRRLDAVNSGCTALSIVKQGDLMVVANVGDSRAVLATTSDDGDVTAVQLTVDFKPDLPQEKARIIQCEGRVHCLDDEPGVHRVWVPHRDAPGLAMSRAFGDYCVKDYGVISAPEVTQRRITARDQFVILATDGVWDVLSNEEAVRIVAATPDREKAAKRLVECAVRGWRRKRRGVAVDDCSAVCLFFHSPAP, encoded by the exons ATGCGGCAGATCTCGTCCATGCTGCAGGGGCTGGCCCGCTCCATGTCTCTGGGAAAGGAGAGGAAGGAGGCGGAGGAGCCGCAGGGGACGGTGCTGCGCTCGTCGGGGACGCTCTGGGGCGAGGGCTCCGAGACCTTCGCCGCCGCGTGCTCCCGCCGCGGCGAGAAGGGCACCAACCAGGACACCTCCATCGTCTGGGAG GGATACGGGTGCCAGGACGACACCATCTTCTGCGGCGTCTTCGACGGCCACGGCCAGTGGGGCCACTACGTCGCCAAGGCCGTCCGGGAGTCGCTGCCGCAGCAGCTGCTGTGCCGCTGGCAGGAGGCCGTCGCGCTGACGTCGCTCATCGACGGCGAGAAGAGGCTCGGCGACTGCCAGTTCGACCTCCTGAGGCAGTCCTACctggcagccgccgccgccgtggacGAGGAGCTCCGCCGAAGCCGGCGCCTCGACGCCGTCAACAGCGGTTGCACGGCTCTGTCCATCGTCAAGCAGGGCGACCTGATGGTAGTCGCCAACGTCGGCGACTCGCGGGCCGTCCTTGCGACCACATCGGACGACGGGGACGTCACGGCCGTCCAGCTCACCGTCGACTTCAAGCCCGACTTACCCC AGGAGAAGGCGCGCATCATACAGTGCGAGGGCCGCGTGCACTGCCTCGACGACGAGCCCGGCGTGCACCGGGTGTGGGTGCCCCACCGGGATGCGCCGGGGCTGGCCATGTCGCGGGCCTTCGGCGACTACTGcgtcaaggactacggcgtcatcTCGGCGCCGGAGGTGACGCAGAGGAGGATCACCGCCCGAGACCAGTTCGTCATCCTGGCCACCGACGGG GTCTGGGACGTGCTCTCCAACGAGGAGGCCGTGCGGATCGTGGCGGCCACGCCGGACAGGGAGAAGGCGGCGAAGCGGCTCGTCGAGTGCGCCGTCCGCGGGTGGAGGCGCAAGCGGCGGGGCGTCGCCGTCGACGACTGCTCGGCGGTCTGCCTCTTCTTCCACTCGCCGGCGCCCTGA